In Mixophyes fleayi isolate aMixFle1 chromosome 4, aMixFle1.hap1, whole genome shotgun sequence, the following proteins share a genomic window:
- the MGST1 gene encoding microsomal glutathione S-transferase 1 has translation MSALKQLVDNEVIRAYATYTTIVLLKMMLLSLITSYYRMTRKAFANPEDTALQSGGGDIKKYMRIDQDVERVRRCHLNDIENIIPFVGIGLVYALSNPDLYTALLHYRIFAGSRILHTISYLYALPQPSRALTFFVGFLVNASMGYATLRSVSYF, from the exons ATGTCTGCCCTGAAGCAACTGGTTGACAATGAGGTGATTCGAGCCTATGCTACATATACAACTATTGTTCTCCTAAAAATGATGTTACTCAGTCTTATAACAAGTTACTACAGGATGACTCGGAAG GCGTTTGCCAATCCGGAGGATACTGCACTCCAATCTGGAGGTGGcgatataaagaaatacatgAGAATAGACCAAGATGTGGAACGTGTGCGCAG ATGTCATTTGAACGACATTGAAAACATCATCCCATTTGTTGGAATTGGTCTGGTGTACGCACTCAGTAATCCTGACCTCTACACTGCTCTTCTGCATTACCGGATCTTTGCAGGCTCCCGCATTCTGCACACAATCTCCTACCTGTACGCCCTGCCGCAGCCCAGCCGGGCACTGACCTTTTTCGTTGGATTCCTCGTTAATGCTTCAATGGGGTACGCAACTCTGCGGAGTGTCTCTTACTTCTAG